The Lolium perenne isolate Kyuss_39 chromosome 6, Kyuss_2.0, whole genome shotgun sequence genome segment TGGCATGCCCGATTGTCAACTGTTCTTGGCAAACTGGGATTCAAGGCATCAGCAGCTGACACTTCTCTATTCATTCTTCAGAGTACTACTGTTACAGTCTATCTACTCATTTATGTGGATGATATAATTGTGGTTAGCTCCTCAGCATCAGCCAGCAGTCATCTAGTTGCTAGCCTTCGGTCAGAATTTGCAGTAAAAGATCTTGGTCCTCTGCATTTTTTCCTTGGAATTGAGGTGGTTCAGCAGCCGTCAGGAGGACTTGTTCTGACTCAACGCAAATATGCGTTTGAACTATTGCAACGGGCAGGCATGCTCAAGTGTCAGCCAGCAACCACGCCTATGTCAGCAAGTGATCCCCTGAGTTCATCGTCTGGTGTTTCACTGTTGTCTGATGAAGCTACTCGGTATCGCAACATTGTGGGCGGGTTACAGTATCTCACAATTACTCGACCAGATTTATCTTATGCAGTTAATCGGGTTTGTCAATTCCTTCATGACCCGCATGATTCTCACTGGGCTGCTGTCAAACGGATCTTAAGGTATATCAAGCTGACTGGTCATCATGGGTTGCACATTCGTCCTACGACAGATATGTTGCTCTCTGCTTTTTCGGACGCTGATTGGGCTGGTGATTCTGATGATCGGCGATCAACCGGGGGCTATGCTCTCTTCTTTGGTGGGAACTTGATCGCCTGGAGTGCGCGAAAGCAAGCCACCGTGTCCAGGTCCAGCACTGAGTCAGAGTACAAAGCCCTTGCCAACGCCACGGCTGAGTTGATATGGATTCAGTCTGTTCTTCAGGAAATTGGAGTTAATCTGCGTCATCCTCCTGTTCTGGGGTGTGACAACCTTGGAGCGACTTACCTATCATCCAATCATGTGTTTCACGCTCGAACAAAACACATTGAAGTGGATTTCCATTTTGTTCGAGAGAGAGTGTCCAAGAAGCTTTTACAGATCCGGTTCATTTCATCAAAGTATCAGATAGCTGATATCTTCACGAAGCCTCTCCCATTGCCAGCGTTTCAGGCTTGTCGACGCAATCTCAACCTTATTGAAAGTGGCTGAGAATGAGGGAGGGTATTAAACGTAACATAACTTGTAACATAGTTTGTAGCTAGATAAGCTCGAATCCTAACTAGTTTGTTAGGTTGTTACGTTGTGCTTATCCCTGTACTTGTAACGCAAGACATATTGATATAAATAGATTGAGGAGGCCGGCCGGTTTGAGCTGTGCTACTCCATCCCCAAAAACCCTATCTCTTGTTTGTTTTATAAAAGGAACAGCATAAGCGATGATCCAATTAAAAAATATGAGTAAGAGATGAGAGCTTGTGCACCAAATTACCGATGCAGGTAGCTACGGCTGTCCAGAGTCCGTAGATGTAGCATCTTTCTCTTTGCTTGAACAACCAGCACGCAAAATACAATCGAAATCCAATCAAATCGGGAGGGCTTGAGTGAGCAGAACGAAGAATCCAATAAAAATCCAATCCAGTCGGGGGGAGGCAAAACTTCGAGCGGTACTGGAGCCGATGCGCAATCTGATTTAATAGAAGGACAATCGGGAGAGGACAACTACAAGAGTAGAGATCTCAGCGGGACACATAGGTTTTTAAACATGGAAGCGGCGACGGCTCAGTTCTCCGGAGCAATTGTTTGCGTATTTGCACGGCAATGATGGTTGCTAACTTCTGGGCTGCATCGGATGGTTTCACCAGCATTTGTGGCAACGAAACGGCAGGTCGCGGCGGCGGAGAGAACCAGGAAACACCAATGACAacctatttttcccagaaaacagCGAGCGAGTAAAGCCCATGTAGGGGGTATTGTCCGGACCATCTAAAGACTCTCAGCCCACGTACCAATATGGGATGGCCAGCCCGCCTAGCGAAAATACCACACAGGGGCGGAGTACGGAGACACGATGGGCTACACGCCTACACCGACGCGCTGTGTGTGTGTGAAGATAAAAGGGTGACGTGGAGGCATGCGGATGCATCAAAATCAGGTATGTGGGGTTACTATTAAGATATAAAAGACAAGTGATATGATCCCATAATTAAACCTAGAAATATCTAGCCTTCCATGATAAAAGTCATTAAACAGAATCAAAAGATCATTCCAAACTAATCCCATAACTTCTAATAAAAACCTACAGGGAAACCATGAGGGCCCGTAGCCTTATTATGTTAAATCTGGAAAATAGCAAAGTTAATTTCATGTACTATACTAAAAGGTTCAACAAGTTTAATTCTATCCACATCATCTAGCATCTAGGAGGAAGTGCAGCTAGATGACTTCAATATCCATAGGTAGGCAGGATGTGTTGCTGCAGCTTGATCAATTAATTCTTATACCATAGCCCATGTGCGATTATATTGATCAATCAATTCTTATACCAAAATCGGCGGGCCATCTCACAATGTGACGAAAAGGAGCATCGTGGTGCCTAGAGCATATTTGCCTTCAATAATTGTCCTTCAAATTTAAGGGCCCTCCTATTTAGTGCTAGTTGCCTGTGTTAGGGCACTCCGCCCGCAAGGAGATCAAGATGGGCCCTGGCCTAGCAACTCCTTTTCCATTGGATCTTCCCACGAGCCCCCACCTCCATCGCCAGGCCCGCTCCCGTGGTGCCTCACCACACCGCCCTCCTCCATTCACCTCCCACGGCCGGTCTGGACCTCCCTCTAAACCCGCCCACCTCCCCCAATCCGGCGAACCCCCTATACCTGAAACCCTAAGAACGAAGGCCGGCGGGTCCTAGCACCCAAACCTGATCCCGGCACTTGAAACCCTAGTACCGTTCCTCGCCTCGGACAGCAACACTGCAGCAATCCACATCATCCCAGTCTCCAGCGAGGTCCTTTCCCGCCTCCGACAACGATGTCATGGGCGTCCACGTCATCTCCAGCTCCGTCGAGGTAGGCCAGCGTCGTTCGTCTCTGGCCAACAATCTCTATCTACCTGAGAAAGACCGAGGCTCATGCCCCTCCTCATGTGGGCATCGCCGCGCTAATGGATGCAAAGAGCGTCAAATAGgatttggccaaatttaacatacTCCAAATATAAAATTTACGAGATTGGCCGAGAAAGCCCAAAGTCAGGCCAGCCCATTAGTGCCATGAACTGAATTATAATTCTCATCAGGCCCATGGGTGATATGTAGAGAGAAGTCCAATTTACCTCCCTAAACTCGTCTCAAAGTTCAGATTATAACCCTCAACTTTACTTTGGTTCAACTTTCAACCCTGAATTCTATAAATCATTCGGAATTGGACCTTCTACCTTTTTTGACATGTTTTGAACCGGTTTTTCTCGCCAGTTAGCGGGTTTTCTTCCTATATACTGTGCCAACTCATCAACATACAACATACATGGTACACGAAAAACCAGCTTAATACAATGCAAGGGATGATTCTGAACCGTTTTTAGAATTCAAGGTTAAAAGTTGAACCAAAGTAAAGTTGAGGGTTGTAAGCTGAACTTTGAGACAACTTTAGGGGGTAAATTGAACTTCTCTCTGATATGTACAGTGCCCTACTCTTCACCATGAGTCCATGACATCGCCAAAACGGGAGAAGAAACAATGTCGCCTTGTCCATTCGCCCCCGTGCTTTCATGGTCCTCCCTAAAACACGCCATGGTCATAGAGAAGCCGCTTGTCCATTACCATTGCCGGTCCTCCTTCACGACGCGCACAGCATGCACTAGGCAAATCCTACTCCCGAATGTGAAAGGTAAAATGTATGAAGAACGATTGATGCACAGCGTTGCATGACATGCGCACCGGCTCCATGGGCACCTCGGTCGCCGCCACAGTCGCCGTTGCCGTCACGGTCGTCCTCGTGCTCGCGGGGGTAACCCATGCCGAGATCAGGACGACGCTGATCGTGTCAGACGCGCGGCCATTGATCCTCTTCGAGCAGTTTGGCTTCGCGCGTGGCGGCAAGGCCGCCCTCTCCATACGCCGCTCGGCATGGAGACTCCGGCCGGGATCACGCCTCACCGGAGTCGACCCCACCCTTATGGGGTTCGTCCTCATTTCCGGAGCCCAGTTTCCCAAGATCAACAATGCGTCCGagtacgccgccgccgatccaggaggcaacagcggcggcggcggtttctGCGTGCTGACGAGCGGATACGCCGTCCCGATGATCCGGCTCAGCGACGTCCCGGCAGGCGGCGCCACCAGCATCCTGCCTATTGACGACCCAGATGAGTACGCGGTCGTGTTCAACAACTGCCAAGAGGGCGTGGAGGTCACCTTGGACGTGCGCACCGAGATGTACAACGTGCAGGGCGGCGTCCCCGACGGGCAGAGAGACTACCTCCCCGTGGGGCTCCAGCCGCTGCCGACCATCTACACCGTCGTGTCGGCGGTGTACTTCGCGTTCCTGGTGGTGTGGGCGTGGGCGTGCCTGCGGAGGCGCGCGACGGCGGAGCGGATCCACGTGGTGATGGGCGCGTTGCTTCTGTTCAAGGCGCTCAAGATGGCGTGCGCGGCGGAGGACACATGGTATGTGGAGCGCACGGGCACGCCGCACGGCTGGGACGTTGCGTTCTACGTGTTCGGTTTCTTCAAGGGAGTCCTGCTCTTCACCGTCATCGTGCTCATCGGCACCGGCTGGTCCTTTCTCAAACCTTACCTCCAGGTCCCTGATTACAGAATTCAGTATAGATCGATCTCAATTACACGTCCACATACGCAATCAGAGCTAATTAAGTTGGACTGATTTATGAACTGGCAGGAGCGGGAGAAGAATGTGCTGATGATAGTGATCCCGCTGCAAGTGATCGAGAACCTGGTGCTGGTGGTGATCGGGGAGACCGGGCCCACGGGGAGGGACTGGGTGGTGTGGAACCAGCTCTTCCTGCTCGTCGACGTCGTCTGCTGCTGCGCCGTCTTCTTCCCCATCATCTGGTCCATCCGGGCCCTGCGCGACGCATCCAAGACCGACGGCAAGGCCGCGCGCAACCTCCACAAGCTCACCCTCTTCAAGCGGTtctacgtcgtcgtcgtcggctaCCTCTACTTCACCAGGATCATCGTTTCCGCCTTCCTCGCACTCCTCAGCTACAGGTACCAGTGGGGCGTCAACGTCGCCGTCGAGGCCGCAAGCTTCGCATTCTACCTCTTCGTCTTCTACAACTTCCATCCAGTCGAGAAGAACCCCTACCTCTACGTtggggacgacgaggaggagtcgGCAGGTGGGCAGCTCGAGATGGACGACCGTGCTTTCTGAACTTTCGTTCATACTCCACAAACCATGCATGGCCGTTTCCAAGTTTTGTAGCACATGATCGATGTTAACGGTTCATACAAATATACTCCTAGTATTAGTTTGTCTCCTGCCCTGTACAGCTAATTAATCTGTTCCAAGAGGTTGACATATGTAAGTGGATGATGATTATATAATGTACTAATTAAAACTgaatttgtaaagtgtcaaaaaaacAAAGTTGAATTTGCAAGGGTTCACCTAAAATTACCAACAATCTAACTATACCTGGAAGTGGCATTGTTTAATCTCAGCCATCCTACCTCTAATGCTGAACAAGTGTCGTTTAACCTTAGTTGTTCTTGTGTTTTACTCAACAAAACGTTTTAGTCTTGGAGGTCTGTGAAAAGAAAGGCCTTCGATATATAGGTGATTAATTGAAGCTAAAAGGTTGAACTTCCTTTTTAAACTTCCAAACTATCTAGCTAAGCATCTAATTCCACTACTACTCCACGCACTACGAAAAAACGGCTTTTGCCGTGTGCCCTATGGCCTGGAACACGGCAAAAGTAAGCTCTGCCGTGTGTAGTGAAAAAAAAAACGGCAAAACACGAAGACGCGGTAAATCGGTAAAAAGGAACacggcaaaaaaaaaaagaacacggcaaaggcccaaaaaaaaaaacacgaCAAAACCAGGAACACGGCGAACCCTGGAGGAGGCACACGGCAAAGGTCCGGAGCATGGCGAACACCTAGACACGTGGCTCTGGTGACCTCCCCAGACGGCGCCGTCGTAACGACCAAGCTTTGTCGTGTGTCCCTAGCGGACAAACGGAAAAGCACTTTGTTCCCACCAACTATTCCCGCGAAAGAGCCAAGGCTGCATAATTTTGGCGCGAAACCTTTGCCGTGTGTAAATTAAGTAGGAACACGGCAAAGATAGCTTTGTCGTGTGTATTTTGGGTTGGAACATGGCAAATGACCTTTTCCATAGGGCTCTTTTATGGTACCCCCAACAAAATATAAACCGTTTATTTTTGTTGATCCAACGGGTTGTATTAACTCATACTACTGTCTAAAACCTGTGTGGTATGAATGATACTACCGCCTTGAACCGAAATATAGTCATGTATGCAGGGTCAGATTCGGAAAGGCATACAACGGCATCAAACAAATCCCGTTAAAAGTGGAATTCCTTGTATTGTATATTCTGCAACTACTTTTCGTTGGCATGCAACAATTGCATGCATGTATCACCGCCGGCCGGCCGGTGCCTGGTCATTTTCCCTTCACGGCGGTGGTATAAACTGATGAGATCGTGCCATCTTGACTTGCTAGAAACCCTAGAACTAATGAATTTACATAATACGAGTGCATCACCATTGTTTTAGAAGAATGATGAAGCCGAAGCTAGTTCTGTTAGTCATCGATCATGAGCTTTTCCGTCGTCCCACGTGGCCGGCCGGCAGCCATGCGCACATGAATTTCATCGATGTGGTTCTGATGTTGTAGACTTATAGTCATAATCGGTAGGAAGAGACACATTTAGAAGGCAATCGTCCGAGAAGAACACGGTAATAAAAAGTTGAGATCTTGTTGCCAAGATTTTAGGCTAAATGAACGGAATATTTGGTGGATATAGTGTTTCAATAAATGACTTCCTACTTAAAAAGTCCACGTTACCCCTATAAATCAATGGCTAGATTTTAATTCATACCTCTCACCTCTGATGAGTGGTAAAAGGTACCGTAAAAGTAGCCTTTCCATATGCAAATTGCTGCAGAACACGGCAAAGGTCCCCTTACCCCTCTTCTTTCCTTCCATTTCTTTCCCGCCATCTTCTTTCCCGCCGTTTCATCACTCGCCTCCTAATATACACCCATGTCTCGGGCAGTTCTCATCCACAGTCACCAACACTTCTCTCTCTAGCACCGCCACCGACAATTCTCCTCCAAACACCACCACCGAAACCTCCATCCTCCGCTATTGTCGAGATGCCTCCTCGTCGTCGTGCCAACCATAGCAACATGGGCTTCCTCGGTGTCCGCTTGTGGCCTGGAGGACATTTCTCTTTCTGAACTTTGCTTCCTAATCCTACAAAGCATGCATCCATGGCCGTTTCCAAGTTTTGTAGTATATGATATTAACGGTTTTAGCTTAGTTATGGGTTAAAACTGTATCATGATTCGTGCTAGTATGAGTTGCAACATAGGTTACATGAGGTTGCAAGTGGGATTTTACTTCTTCATATATGGCATTACCTGAGCGAGAATTGATTTGATTCTCAATTGACACCGGTTTTGCTAATTCTAAGTTAGTTTACTCCTAAAACGAAGAATTATATCATGATTCGTGCTAGCATGAGATTCAACGGAGATTTTTTTTCCGGTTGCATGAGGTTGTAACTGAGATTTGATTGATTAATTCTCGGTCAAATGAGGATTATAATCCTCAGTCGACTGAAAATTAGTCAGACTTTATACCAATGATGATGAAGTCCCTTATCAGTTTTAACTCGGTCGGCTAGCGATTAGCGATTAATGGGAAATCAACCTATTAATCAGTCAATTAATTTGTCAATGGGTTCATAAATAAGTTAATCGGCTAATCGGTAACCCACTCAGTAGCAATTAATCGCTAAGGTTTTTGGAGCACGCCGGATATTTTTTCATTCCCAGTGGCGCGTCCCAAAGACCCTTTCCGTCCGACGCGATCCAATACGGTGTCAGgcgccccgagcccatccccggtccacaggggacgctccgggcgcgCCGAACACAGCGAGAAGCGACGCGGGGAGTGGCGGACCCGACGCGTCAGCGACATACGAACGAACCATCACAACTTTGCCTTAATgacgacggaggggcaggcgagacgtctcgtcggtgctgcgcaacCTCTACGCGTCGTTGGTGTTCGCACGCC includes the following:
- the LOC127307084 gene encoding protein CANDIDATE G-PROTEIN COUPLED RECEPTOR 7, which produces MRTGSMGTSVAATVAVAVTVVLVLAGVTHAEIRTTLIVSDARPLILFEQFGFARGGKAALSIRRSAWRLRPGSRLTGVDPTLMGFVLISGAQFPKINNASEYAAADPGGNSGGGGFCVLTSGYAVPMIRLSDVPAGGATSILPIDDPDEYAVVFNNCQEGVEVTLDVRTEMYNVQGGVPDGQRDYLPVGLQPLPTIYTVVSAVYFAFLVVWAWACLRRRATAERIHVVMGALLLFKALKMACAAEDTWYVERTGTPHGWDVAFYVFGFFKGVLLFTVIVLIGTGWSFLKPYLQEREKNVLMIVIPLQVIENLVLVVIGETGPTGRDWVVWNQLFLLVDVVCCCAVFFPIIWSIRALRDASKTDGKAARNLHKLTLFKRFYVVVVGYLYFTRIIVSAFLALLSYRYQWGVNVAVEAASFAFYLFVFYNFHPVEKNPYLYVGDDEEESAGGQLEMDDRAF